From Microbacterium sp. LWH11-1.2, one genomic window encodes:
- the gdhA gene encoding NADP-specific glutamate dehydrogenase, with translation MTATSSVDFHPLSPAVQPVFDTVLSRSPHEPEFHQAVHEVLNSISPVLEQHPEYVDGGILERLVEPERQILFRVPWVDDAGRLQVNRGYRIQFSSVLGPYKGGLRFHPSVNLSIIKFLGFEQIFKNALTGQGIGGGKGGSDFDPHGRSDAEVMRFCQSFMNELYRHLGEHTDVPAGDIGVGGREIGYLFGQYRKVTNRHESGMFTGKGTGWGGAEVRTEATGYGAVFFAQEMLAVHDDSLAGKRVGISGSGNVAIYAIQKATQLGATPVTASDSSGYVVDDAGIDVDLLRQLKEVERARIVEYANRRPSARFVEGGSVWQVPVDIAVPSATQNEVSLADAEALIANGVRAVSEGANMPCEPAAVDAFQNAGVLFAPGKAANAGGVATSALEMSQNASRQRWTFHDSENKLREIMGDIHRAAFDAAERHGRPGDYVAGANIAGFERVAAAMLAQGVI, from the coding sequence GTGACCGCTACGTCTTCCGTCGACTTCCACCCGCTCTCCCCCGCCGTGCAGCCCGTCTTCGACACGGTGCTGTCGCGGAGCCCGCACGAGCCCGAGTTCCACCAGGCCGTGCACGAGGTGCTGAACTCGATCTCGCCGGTGCTGGAGCAGCATCCGGAATACGTCGACGGCGGCATCCTGGAGCGTCTGGTCGAGCCGGAGCGTCAGATCCTGTTCCGCGTGCCGTGGGTCGACGACGCCGGCCGGCTGCAGGTCAACCGCGGCTACCGCATCCAGTTCTCCTCGGTGCTCGGCCCGTACAAGGGCGGCCTGCGCTTCCACCCCTCGGTGAACCTCTCGATCATCAAGTTCCTCGGCTTCGAGCAGATCTTCAAGAACGCGCTCACGGGTCAGGGCATCGGCGGCGGCAAGGGCGGATCGGACTTCGACCCGCACGGCAGGTCGGATGCCGAGGTCATGCGGTTCTGCCAGTCGTTCATGAACGAGCTCTACCGTCACCTGGGCGAGCACACCGACGTCCCGGCCGGCGACATCGGCGTGGGCGGCCGCGAGATCGGCTACCTGTTCGGCCAGTACCGCAAGGTCACCAACCGCCACGAGTCCGGCATGTTCACCGGCAAGGGCACCGGCTGGGGCGGCGCCGAGGTGCGCACCGAGGCCACGGGCTACGGCGCCGTGTTCTTCGCCCAGGAGATGCTCGCCGTGCACGACGACTCCCTCGCGGGCAAGCGCGTCGGGATCTCGGGTTCCGGCAACGTCGCGATCTACGCGATCCAGAAGGCGACCCAGCTCGGCGCGACCCCGGTGACGGCATCCGACTCCTCCGGCTACGTCGTCGACGACGCCGGCATCGACGTCGATCTGCTCCGTCAGCTCAAGGAGGTGGAGCGCGCCCGCATCGTCGAGTACGCGAACCGCCGTCCGAGTGCGCGCTTCGTCGAGGGCGGCAGTGTCTGGCAGGTGCCGGTCGACATCGCGGTCCCGTCGGCCACGCAGAACGAGGTGAGCCTGGCGGACGCCGAGGCGCTGATCGCGAACGGCGTGCGCGCGGTCTCCGAGGGCGCGAACATGCCCTGCGAGCCGGCGGCGGTCGACGCGTTCCAGAACGCCGGGGTGCTTTTCGCGCCCGGCAAGGCCGCGAACGCCGGCGGTGTCGCGACCTCGGCGCTGGAGATGAGCCAGAACGCCTCGCGCCAGCGCTGGACCTTCCACGACAGCGAGAACAAGCTCCGCGAGATCATGGGCGACATCCACCGCGCGGCCTTCGACGCGGCCGAGCGTCACGGCCGGCCGGGCGACTACGTGGCGGGCGCCAACATCGCCGGCTTCGAGCGCGTCGCCGCCGCGATGCTGGCGCAGGGCGTCATCTGA
- a CDS encoding phosphoenolpyruvate carboxylase produces the protein MTPAQSFPEPTNTEAIRVIGRFEAGQGIPDAMRSDVRMLGGLLGQVLREAGGDDLFEDVERLRLATIEAYEEENSDAFERAAAIAESFTVARADEVARAFTCYFHLVNLAEEHQRVRVLRERAGQPGSSTGSGAQSADTVATAYARLRSEVGDDEARRRLDGLRFHPVFTAHPTEARRRAVSSSIRRLSELLTQHDAASEGGAEQHRARRRMLEEIDTLWRTAPLRSQKPSPTDEVRTVMGVFDETLFTTVPHVYRRIDDALRGEESGSSAPVVPAFVRIGSWVGGDRDGNPFVTASVTREASQIAADHVLRGLERALDRIGRTLTLAADDTPPSAAVTALWEAFAAAEPDVAAELAARSPEEPHRRVLLVLARRVAATRRGDGEHGYARPEELLADLRAVQNSLADAGARRHAFGGVQHLIWQVETYGFHLTELEVRQHSQVHAKALAELEAGEAISAQTEEVLELFRVIAEIQRDRGVRAAGRYVVSFTQAASDLANVHRLARHALGDDVPVLDVVPLFETFADLQAAPEILAEAVTFPEFRARMAETGNRLEVMLGYSDSSKDVGPVAANLALYEAQEKIARWAQESGIELTLFHGRGGALGRGGGPANSAILAQPPHSVDGRFKLTEQGEVIFARYGEPAIAMRHIDQVAAATLLASSPSEEKRTSSAAARYAEVASIMDATSRERFFSLVKAEGFAPWFATVTPLEEIGLLALGSRPARRGLSVESLEDLRAIPWVFAWTQARINLAGWFGLGTALEAVGDVELLTEAYRDWPLLRTMIDNVAMSLAKTDERIARQYLALGDRDDLAALVLDELALTREWVIRLTGGEGLLENKPVLQRAVQLRSPYVDALSLLQLRALRALRSAAEHAESSGADAEQQRLLLLSVSGVAAGLQNTG, from the coding sequence GTGACCCCCGCACAGAGCTTTCCCGAGCCCACGAACACCGAGGCCATCCGCGTGATCGGCCGCTTCGAAGCCGGCCAGGGCATCCCGGATGCCATGCGCTCCGACGTCAGGATGCTGGGCGGCCTGCTCGGTCAGGTGCTGCGCGAAGCCGGCGGCGACGACCTCTTCGAAGACGTCGAGCGTCTGCGCCTCGCGACGATCGAGGCGTACGAGGAGGAGAACTCCGACGCCTTCGAGCGGGCAGCGGCGATCGCCGAGTCCTTCACCGTCGCACGCGCCGATGAGGTCGCCCGCGCCTTCACCTGCTACTTCCACCTGGTGAACCTCGCCGAGGAGCATCAGCGCGTGCGGGTGCTGCGCGAGCGCGCCGGCCAGCCCGGCTCGTCGACGGGCTCAGGCGCCCAGTCCGCCGACACCGTCGCCACCGCCTACGCGCGTCTGCGGAGCGAGGTCGGCGACGACGAGGCACGCCGCCGCCTGGACGGGCTGCGCTTCCACCCCGTCTTCACGGCGCACCCGACCGAGGCCCGCCGCCGCGCCGTGTCGTCCAGCATCCGCCGCCTCTCCGAGCTGCTCACGCAGCACGACGCGGCGAGCGAGGGCGGCGCCGAGCAGCACCGCGCCCGTCGCCGGATGCTGGAGGAGATCGACACGCTCTGGCGCACCGCGCCGCTGCGTTCGCAGAAGCCGTCGCCGACCGACGAGGTGCGCACGGTCATGGGCGTGTTCGACGAGACCCTCTTCACGACCGTGCCTCACGTGTACCGCCGCATCGACGACGCGCTGCGCGGCGAGGAGTCCGGCTCCAGCGCACCCGTCGTCCCGGCCTTCGTCCGCATCGGATCCTGGGTCGGCGGCGACCGCGACGGGAACCCGTTCGTGACGGCATCCGTCACCCGCGAGGCATCGCAGATCGCCGCGGACCACGTGCTCCGCGGACTGGAGCGCGCCCTCGATCGCATCGGCCGCACTCTCACGCTCGCCGCGGACGACACGCCGCCGAGCGCCGCCGTCACGGCGCTCTGGGAGGCCTTCGCCGCCGCCGAGCCCGACGTCGCCGCCGAACTGGCCGCGCGCTCCCCCGAGGAGCCGCACCGCCGGGTGCTGCTCGTGCTCGCGCGCCGGGTCGCGGCGACCCGTCGCGGAGACGGCGAGCACGGCTACGCCCGTCCCGAGGAGCTGCTCGCCGACCTGCGCGCGGTGCAGAACTCTCTCGCGGACGCCGGTGCCAGGCGCCACGCGTTCGGCGGGGTGCAGCACCTGATCTGGCAGGTCGAGACCTACGGCTTCCACCTCACCGAGCTCGAGGTCCGGCAGCACTCGCAGGTGCACGCGAAGGCGCTGGCCGAGCTCGAGGCGGGCGAGGCGATCAGCGCGCAGACCGAGGAGGTCCTCGAGCTCTTCCGCGTGATCGCCGAGATCCAGCGTGACCGGGGCGTCCGGGCTGCCGGCCGCTACGTGGTGTCTTTCACGCAGGCCGCATCCGATCTCGCGAACGTGCACCGCCTCGCCCGACATGCGCTCGGCGATGATGTGCCGGTGCTCGACGTCGTGCCGTTGTTCGAGACTTTCGCCGACCTGCAGGCCGCGCCGGAGATCCTCGCCGAGGCGGTGACCTTCCCGGAGTTCCGCGCGCGCATGGCCGAGACCGGCAACCGCCTCGAGGTCATGCTCGGCTACTCGGACTCGTCGAAGGACGTCGGCCCGGTCGCCGCGAACCTCGCCCTCTACGAGGCGCAGGAGAAGATCGCCCGGTGGGCGCAGGAGTCGGGCATCGAGCTCACCCTCTTCCATGGTCGTGGCGGCGCGCTCGGCCGCGGCGGCGGACCCGCGAACTCCGCGATCCTCGCGCAGCCGCCGCACTCCGTCGACGGCCGGTTCAAGCTCACGGAGCAGGGCGAGGTCATCTTCGCGCGCTACGGCGAGCCCGCGATCGCCATGCGGCACATCGACCAGGTCGCCGCGGCGACCCTGCTCGCCTCCTCCCCCTCGGAGGAGAAGCGCACGAGCAGCGCGGCGGCCCGCTACGCCGAGGTCGCGTCGATCATGGATGCGACCTCGCGCGAGCGGTTCTTCTCGCTCGTCAAGGCCGAGGGCTTCGCTCCCTGGTTCGCGACCGTCACGCCGCTGGAGGAGATCGGCCTGCTGGCCCTGGGCTCGCGGCCCGCACGGCGCGGCCTCTCCGTCGAATCGCTCGAAGACCTCCGGGCGATCCCGTGGGTCTTCGCGTGGACGCAGGCGCGCATCAACCTCGCCGGATGGTTCGGCCTGGGCACGGCGCTGGAGGCCGTGGGAGACGTGGAGCTGCTCACCGAGGCATACCGGGACTGGCCGCTGCTGCGCACCATGATCGACAACGTCGCGATGAGCCTGGCGAAGACCGACGAGCGGATCGCCCGTCAGTACCTCGCACTCGGGGACCGCGACGACCTCGCCGCCCTCGTGCTCGACGAGCTCGCGCTCACCCGCGAGTGGGTGATCCGCCTCACCGGCGGCGAAGGCCTCCTCGAGAACAAGCCCGTGCTGCAGCGGGCCGTCCAGCTGCGGAGCCCCTACGTCGACGCGCTCTCGCTGCTGCAGCTCCGTGCGCTCCGGGCGCTCCGCTCGGCCGCCGAGCATGCGGAGAGCTCGGGAGCGGATGCCGAGCAGCAGCGACTGCTCCTGCTCTCGGTCAGCGGCGTCGCGGCGGGCCTGCAGAACACCGGGTGA
- a CDS encoding glyoxalase superfamily protein produces the protein MAITSLFPILRTTDLPRLRGFYEQAFGGEVTYRYDQDGVDVYVALAVGGGQIGIGFETDVLRGEAIAIWLYSDGVDATYRAAIDAGALSVAPPEDLPWGERVAQVRDPDGNLLHLATAAAES, from the coding sequence ATGGCGATCACGAGTCTCTTCCCGATCCTGCGCACGACTGATCTCCCGCGACTCCGCGGCTTCTACGAGCAGGCGTTCGGCGGCGAGGTCACGTATCGGTACGACCAGGACGGAGTCGACGTCTACGTGGCGCTCGCTGTCGGGGGTGGTCAGATCGGCATCGGATTCGAGACGGACGTCCTCCGGGGAGAGGCGATCGCGATCTGGCTCTACTCCGACGGAGTCGACGCGACGTATCGTGCGGCGATCGATGCAGGAGCGCTGTCCGTCGCTCCGCCGGAGGATCTCCCCTGGGGCGAGCGGGTCGCGCAGGTGCGCGACCCCGACGGCAACCTGCTGCACCTCGCGACGGCGGCGGCCGAGAGCTGA
- a CDS encoding ATP phosphoribosyltransferase regulatory subunit, with protein MRDILPADKARRERVLSVIRDRYLAHGFDEIETPVVEDYDRLHAGIGGDNEKLSFNILRRGLDVEAIRAAAEDPAELSDLGLRYDLTVPLARFYASNRGQLPGVFRSIQIGPVWRAERPQKGRYRQFVQCDIDIIGDDSSRAEAELMVASLDAVDALGLEGATVRINDRRVLDWMLDSFGFTADERPGVLITIDKLDKIGPEGVGAELRERALRQGSSTEPVDAFEEFLRRPQTMEYNPYGERQIRKALPEGAPDEIVAHLVGIGDAVAAGRASTGSSMGSGTQASEIPLVFDPFLVRGMGYYTGTIFELAHPSVGYSLGGGGRYDGMIGRFLGQQVPAVGFSLGFERLVDLVTAEPDAAAEAVVLIHDADVPIGELVAHKARLIAGGARVRLERRTKNLKALLERSAADGYTAFATVSAGSGELELKPLS; from the coding sequence ATGCGCGACATCCTCCCCGCCGACAAGGCGCGCCGTGAGCGCGTGCTCTCCGTCATCCGCGACCGCTACCTCGCGCATGGATTCGACGAGATCGAGACGCCGGTCGTCGAGGACTACGACCGCCTGCACGCCGGCATCGGCGGCGACAACGAGAAGCTGTCGTTCAACATCCTGCGGCGGGGTCTCGACGTCGAAGCCATCCGCGCGGCGGCGGAGGATCCGGCCGAGCTGTCCGATCTCGGGCTGCGCTACGACCTCACCGTGCCGCTCGCCCGGTTCTACGCGAGCAACCGCGGACAGCTTCCCGGGGTGTTCCGCTCGATCCAGATCGGACCCGTCTGGCGAGCCGAGCGTCCGCAGAAGGGCCGCTACCGTCAGTTCGTGCAGTGCGACATCGACATCATCGGCGATGACTCCTCGCGCGCCGAGGCCGAGCTCATGGTCGCCTCGCTCGACGCCGTCGACGCACTCGGACTCGAGGGCGCCACGGTACGGATCAACGACCGGCGGGTGCTGGACTGGATGCTCGACAGCTTCGGCTTCACGGCCGACGAGCGGCCGGGTGTGCTGATCACGATCGACAAGCTCGACAAGATCGGTCCGGAGGGCGTCGGGGCCGAGCTCCGCGAGCGAGCACTCCGCCAGGGGAGCAGCACGGAACCCGTCGACGCGTTCGAGGAGTTCCTGCGGCGTCCGCAGACCATGGAGTACAACCCCTACGGTGAGCGGCAGATCCGCAAGGCGCTGCCCGAGGGTGCACCGGACGAGATCGTCGCGCACCTGGTCGGCATCGGCGACGCCGTGGCTGCCGGGCGTGCTTCGACAGGCTCTTCGATGGGCTCAGGGACCCAGGCGTCAGAGATCCCGCTCGTCTTCGACCCGTTCCTCGTGCGGGGGATGGGCTACTACACGGGCACGATCTTCGAGCTCGCGCACCCCTCGGTCGGATATTCGCTCGGCGGCGGCGGACGCTATGACGGCATGATCGGCCGCTTCCTCGGCCAGCAGGTTCCCGCCGTCGGGTTCTCGCTCGGGTTCGAACGCCTGGTCGACCTCGTGACGGCGGAACCGGATGCCGCGGCGGAAGCCGTCGTGCTCATCCACGACGCCGACGTTCCCATCGGCGAGCTCGTCGCGCACAAGGCCCGTCTCATCGCGGGCGGTGCACGGGTTCGTCTCGAGCGTCGCACCAAGAACCTCAAGGCGCTGCTCGAGCGTTCGGCCGCCGACGGCTACACCGCGTTCGCGACGGTGTCGGCGGGCAGCGGCGAGCTGGAGCTCAAGCCCCTGTCCTGA
- the nhaA gene encoding Na+/H+ antiporter NhaA — MRISANPLRGQQFPAVLLLVAAGLGLLLANLPSHDALAAVLDFHIAVPGTGLDLSVAHWVSDGLLAVFFLVVAIELRHELTHGELDSPRKAVQPAIAAAGGVLVPIAVYLLIAGSGDTATGWPIPTATDIAFALGVLAMFGRGLPSSVRVFLLALAILDDIIGIIFIAVLFAHDVQWLLLGLAVVGVAAFWVLSRLLHEHGHVLIAVAMVIVGVVTWGLVASSGIHATIAGVMLGLVMSPVPAGRTRHALEPTVNGVILPVFAFVAAFVVIPALSPAQLSPAFWAIVVALPVGKILGIALFGWIAMRIRPKGAPPALPFGDILAAGALGGIGFTVSLLLANLAFADDGGIRDQAILGVLVGSLIALVLSGIIVSLRARWYRRVAAASS, encoded by the coding sequence ATGCGCATCTCAGCGAACCCTCTCCGCGGCCAGCAGTTCCCCGCCGTCCTCCTGCTCGTCGCGGCCGGGCTCGGCCTTCTTCTGGCGAACCTCCCGTCACACGATGCGCTCGCCGCCGTCCTCGACTTCCACATCGCCGTGCCCGGTACGGGGCTCGACCTGTCGGTCGCGCACTGGGTGTCCGACGGGCTGCTCGCCGTCTTCTTCCTCGTCGTGGCGATCGAGCTGCGGCATGAGCTGACCCACGGCGAGCTGGATTCCCCGCGCAAGGCGGTGCAGCCCGCGATCGCCGCCGCCGGCGGCGTGCTCGTGCCGATCGCGGTGTACCTGCTGATCGCCGGCAGCGGCGACACGGCGACGGGGTGGCCCATCCCGACCGCCACCGACATCGCCTTCGCCCTCGGCGTCCTGGCGATGTTCGGTCGCGGCCTGCCGTCGAGCGTGCGCGTCTTCCTGCTCGCGCTCGCGATCCTCGACGACATCATCGGCATCATCTTCATCGCGGTCCTGTTCGCACACGACGTGCAGTGGCTGCTGCTCGGGCTCGCGGTCGTCGGCGTCGCGGCGTTCTGGGTGCTCAGCCGCCTGCTCCACGAACACGGACATGTGCTGATCGCGGTGGCCATGGTCATCGTCGGGGTCGTGACCTGGGGGCTGGTCGCGTCCTCCGGCATCCACGCCACGATCGCCGGCGTGATGCTCGGACTGGTCATGTCGCCCGTGCCCGCCGGACGCACACGGCACGCGCTCGAGCCGACCGTGAACGGTGTGATCCTGCCGGTGTTCGCGTTCGTCGCGGCCTTCGTGGTGATTCCCGCCCTCTCGCCCGCGCAGCTGTCGCCGGCTTTCTGGGCCATCGTCGTCGCGCTCCCTGTGGGCAAGATCCTCGGCATCGCGCTGTTCGGATGGATCGCGATGCGTATCCGGCCGAAGGGCGCGCCGCCGGCCCTGCCGTTCGGGGACATCCTGGCGGCGGGCGCTCTGGGCGGCATCGGCTTCACGGTCTCGCTGCTGCTCGCCAACCTGGCATTCGCCGACGACGGCGGCATCCGCGACCAGGCGATCCTCGGCGTGCTCGTCGGCTCGCTGATCGCCCTCGTGCTCTCGGGCATCATCGTGTCGCTGCGGGCGCGCTGGTACCGTCGGGTCGCGGCCGCGTCGTCGTGA
- a CDS encoding gamma carbonic anhydrase family protein → MLYEHLGARPRIHDTAVIAPTAVISGDVEIGPDCQVLHGAVITAEGGPITLGENVIVMENALIRATAANAVHIGAHTLVGTLASIAGATVGEEVFFASGARIFNGALVGDRCEVRVNAIVHRRAVLPAGTVVPIGWVAVGDPVQLLSPDREAEITAAQPELDFPGHVFGVDRDTPDLMVQLTERYGRSLARHADDRQLGG, encoded by the coding sequence ATGTTGTACGAGCACCTCGGGGCTCGGCCCCGGATCCATGACACCGCCGTCATCGCTCCCACCGCCGTGATCTCCGGCGACGTGGAGATCGGCCCGGACTGCCAGGTGCTGCACGGTGCCGTGATCACCGCGGAGGGCGGACCCATCACGCTCGGCGAGAACGTCATCGTGATGGAGAACGCTCTCATCCGCGCGACGGCGGCGAACGCCGTGCACATCGGGGCGCACACGCTCGTGGGCACGCTCGCGAGCATCGCCGGTGCGACCGTCGGCGAGGAGGTGTTCTTCGCCTCCGGCGCGCGCATCTTCAACGGAGCCCTGGTCGGCGACCGCTGCGAGGTGCGCGTGAACGCCATCGTGCATCGCAGGGCCGTGCTTCCGGCCGGCACCGTGGTGCCGATCGGCTGGGTCGCCGTCGGAGATCCGGTGCAGCTGCTGTCACCCGACCGGGAGGCCGAGATCACCGCCGCGCAGCCGGAGCTCGACTTCCCCGGCCACGTGTTCGGCGTCGATCGCGACACTCCCGACCTGATGGTGCAGCTCACCGAGCGCTACGGCCGTTCGCTCGCGCGGCACGCCGACGATCGGCAGCTCGGCGGCTGA
- a CDS encoding MFS transporter: protein MTHRISDDKPGFPWTPVLVLAAATMLMVTAEMLPTALLVPMSVGLGASEAQIGSLVAVWAGVVVVTSFPLSRWARRWPARPVIVVALASLVVSSGLTAVASDFVFVVAVRMLGAAAVGLLWATVNAYVADLVDDRMLGRAISLVLGGGTLGMVIGTPLARVLADATDWRVAFLVLAAALAVIAIIVAVSVPLVVRQPSAAAGGERSSRAAGRRLGIVTALIAVALIGHYGAYTFITRLAEPAASLLPGGVGGLLIVFGIASAVGVGIAARVETGTIRALLIALLTTAAAVAGTALAEPSGSLLVVVLWGVGSGAFPPLAQTLILRIAGPERRDFAGALIPVLFNGGIAVGASSAAVLAGGWGVESIPFPAAAAVLVSAAALAVTLVVLGGGASRERRSPRPDRSFAE from the coding sequence ATGACTCACAGAATCTCTGATGACAAGCCCGGATTCCCGTGGACTCCGGTCCTCGTCCTCGCGGCGGCGACAATGCTGATGGTCACCGCCGAGATGCTCCCGACCGCCCTCCTCGTGCCGATGAGCGTCGGGTTGGGAGCCTCTGAGGCCCAGATCGGCTCACTGGTCGCCGTCTGGGCAGGAGTCGTGGTCGTGACCAGCTTCCCGCTCAGCCGGTGGGCGCGTCGGTGGCCGGCGCGACCGGTGATCGTCGTCGCACTGGCGTCGCTGGTCGTCTCGTCCGGATTGACTGCGGTCGCATCGGACTTCGTCTTCGTCGTCGCCGTGCGGATGCTGGGAGCTGCCGCGGTTGGCCTGCTCTGGGCGACAGTGAACGCCTATGTCGCCGACCTCGTCGACGATCGGATGCTGGGTCGGGCGATCAGCCTCGTGCTCGGGGGAGGGACACTCGGGATGGTGATCGGCACTCCGCTCGCGCGTGTCCTCGCCGATGCCACGGACTGGCGAGTGGCCTTCCTCGTCCTCGCGGCGGCCCTGGCCGTAATCGCGATCATCGTCGCGGTCTCCGTTCCTCTCGTGGTGCGGCAGCCGTCCGCAGCGGCGGGTGGCGAGAGGTCCTCACGCGCGGCCGGTCGCCGGCTCGGGATCGTGACGGCGCTCATCGCCGTGGCGCTGATCGGTCATTACGGCGCCTACACCTTCATCACGCGCCTCGCGGAGCCGGCGGCATCTCTGCTCCCCGGCGGAGTCGGCGGCCTCCTCATCGTGTTCGGCATCGCCTCGGCCGTGGGAGTGGGCATCGCCGCGCGGGTCGAGACCGGCACGATCCGTGCGCTGCTCATCGCGCTGCTCACGACGGCGGCCGCCGTGGCAGGAACCGCGCTGGCGGAACCTTCGGGGTCCCTGCTTGTCGTCGTGCTCTGGGGTGTCGGGTCGGGTGCGTTCCCGCCCCTCGCCCAGACGCTGATCCTGCGCATCGCCGGCCCGGAGCGTCGTGATTTCGCCGGTGCCCTCATCCCCGTCCTCTTCAACGGAGGGATCGCGGTCGGTGCCTCCTCCGCCGCCGTGCTCGCCGGTGGCTGGGGTGTCGAGAGCATCCCGTTCCCGGCAGCGGCCGCGGTCCTCGTCTCCGCGGCCGCCCTCGCCGTCACGCTCGTCGTCTTGGGCGGTGGGGCTTCGCGAGAGCGTCGTTCACCGCGACCGGACAGATCGTTCGCCGAGTGA
- a CDS encoding MazG family protein — MRQVRERCVWSQRITHRDLVPYLIEESHEVIDAVESGTRADLREELGDLLWQVLFHAAIAAQDPDDPFDIDDVAETLTEKMVRRHPHVFAGEVATTPEEVLVHWNAAKAAEKRTRTSVLDGVPRGMPALALAQKLVGRAAGAGIVPRAEAAAPASEAELGDALLALVATARAEGWDAERALRERLRTLEDEVRTAEAGA, encoded by the coding sequence ATGCGCCAGGTGCGCGAGCGCTGCGTGTGGTCGCAGCGCATCACCCACCGCGACCTGGTCCCGTACCTGATCGAGGAGTCGCACGAGGTCATCGACGCGGTCGAGAGCGGCACTCGCGCCGATCTGCGCGAGGAACTCGGCGACCTGCTCTGGCAGGTGCTGTTCCACGCGGCGATCGCCGCGCAGGATCCGGACGACCCCTTCGACATCGACGACGTGGCGGAGACGCTGACCGAGAAGATGGTGCGCCGGCATCCGCACGTCTTCGCCGGTGAGGTGGCCACGACGCCGGAAGAGGTGCTCGTGCACTGGAATGCGGCGAAGGCCGCGGAGAAGCGCACCAGGACGAGCGTGCTCGACGGCGTGCCCCGGGGGATGCCGGCGCTCGCGCTCGCGCAGAAGCTCGTCGGGCGGGCCGCCGGGGCGGGGATCGTGCCACGGGCCGAGGCCGCCGCTCCGGCATCCGAGGCCGAGCTCGGAGACGCGCTCCTCGCGCTGGTGGCGACCGCGCGTGCCGAGGGATGGGATGCCGAGCGCGCCCTGCGCGAGCGGCTGCGGACGCTCGAGGACGAGGTGCGCACGGCCGAGGCGGGCGCCTGA
- a CDS encoding MerR family transcriptional regulator — MKIGELARRADVAPRLIRYYEQQGLLTAERSENGYRHYSETDAERLERAAGLVRAGIPTRLVKVLLDAEDAADRMDASCPREVASLLSTELTGLDERIACLTRSRDTIRRFLARTTDDIAEREAAG, encoded by the coding sequence ATGAAGATCGGCGAACTCGCGCGGAGAGCGGATGTCGCGCCGCGACTCATCCGCTACTACGAGCAGCAGGGGCTGCTGACGGCCGAGCGGTCGGAGAACGGCTATCGGCACTACTCCGAGACCGACGCCGAGCGCCTCGAGCGCGCCGCCGGCCTGGTGCGCGCCGGGATCCCCACGCGGCTCGTCAAGGTGCTCCTCGATGCTGAGGACGCGGCAGATCGGATGGATGCCTCCTGCCCCCGCGAGGTGGCTTCGCTGTTGTCCACCGAGCTGACCGGGCTGGACGAGCGGATCGCCTGTCTCACGCGGAGCCGCGACACGATCCGCCGGTTCCTCGCGCGCACGACCGATGACATCGCCGAGCGCGAGGCGGCCGGCTGA